AAAATAATAGTATTTATTTCCCTTTTTCCAGATACTACCAATACTGCCTTCTCTAATATCTTTTACCTTTCCCCAGCCATCTTTTTTATCTAAATAATATATATCTGTATTTCTTGACAATAACTCTCCGAGACTTTTTCTACTACCAGACCTTACACTATAAGCAGAGAAATAATAAATATTCTTATCATCAGTAAAAATATTAGGAGCAATTTCTTCTATATTTCCAATAAAAATATTATCTCCAGCTTTTAATTGTTTTTTCTTTTCACTATCATAATAATATATTCCATCTTTACCAATAAATATTAAATTATAAAGATTAGTTCCATTATTTCCAATAACTTTATAAGGAGCTTTTTCTTTATCAAAAGTATAATCTCCTATAAAGACATAGCCACTTGCCTCATCATAAAGAAATGTATCCCCTTGTTCACTTGAAACAATCTTTAACTTTCCACTATTTTTAATTGGTAAAAGTTTTGACCGATAATAAACATTTTCCTTATCAGCAAAATATTCATTATTTTTATCTATAATTTTTAATGTGTTTAAATCTGCATTTTTTAAAATTTCTCCCTTATAATAGACATTATCTCCATCAACTGCAAATAATTCAAGGTTTTCAAATGCTTTTAAATTTTTAACATTTTCTATTTTCTTATAAGGATAGATATAATTTGAAGATTCCTTATCAAGTTCAGAAAAGGGAGAATAAAAATAAGAGTTTGTTCCATCAGTATAATATCCATTTCCTATAACTTCAAGTTTATTTGGATCTAAGTCAGGAATAATTACATTTCCAAAATAAACAGAATTCTTATCTAAAGCAATATTTTGTGTAAAATAATCTCCTGAATTTAAAGTTTTAAATGTCTCTATATCAACATTTTCAAGTGCTTGCATTCCATCATTTAAGGTAAAAACATAAATTTTTCCTTGATATTTAAAAAAATTACTTGTCCCATATTGTTCGCCATTAGTCTTAATTTCATAAGATTTACCATCACTCCCTATCATATAAGGTATGAAAAACGGTGCAAGCATTGCAAACACAATTACAGCTAATTTAAAATAAAATGATGTATTTGAAGTTTTTTTCTTTTTAATAATATCATCTAAATTATTTGACTTCATTATATATTCTCCTAAAATTTTTATATTAATTTTTATTTCTTAGAAAATTTAGACTTTTTATATTTTCCATATAATCCAAGTGAAAAAGCAATAGAAATAAAAATAATTTTTGGAATGCTATAAGCATAAGGATCTTCAATAAAATGTATAGTAGCTGTCATTTTTACTTCACCATTAAAAGCTATCAATTTTCCTTCAGCTATAAAATCGTTTATTTTATCTGGTAAGTTTATAATATCCCTATCTTTTAATTTTGAAAAATTCAATAGATAGTCAAGAACTTCTTTATCAGTAATTTCATAGATAGGTTTATTTATTGATTGACCAAAACCATAAATATCAAAATAGTAATATTTATTTCCTTTTTTCCATATACTTCCATTTGTGTTAGAATAAATATCTGCTACTTTTTTCCAATCATTTTCCCAAGCAGTCTTTTTATCAAGATAGCGTATTCTAGTGTTTCTTGATATTAATTCTCCATTAAAAGGTCCTTTCTTTAATGAAAAATAATTATTTACTTTCTTTTTTGCCCAGTCTTCATAGACATCTAAATAATAAACATTTTCATCATCAGAAAATATATTAGGATATATCTCTTTAATTTCACCTTTAAAAATGTTATCTCCTATTCTTTCTTGTTTCTTTCTAAAAGGCTCATAAAAATAAACCCCATCTTTACTTATAAAAAGTAAACTGAAATTGTGTGTTCCATCAAGACCAATAACTTTATAGGGAGCATTTGCTGTATCAAAAAGACAGTCGTCTGCATAAACATTCCCACTTTCTTCATCATAGAGATAGTAGACATTGCCATTCTTCTCGTGAAATACTTTTAATTTTCCATTATTTTTAAATGATAAAAGTTTAGATTTATAATAAACATTTTCTTTATCAACAAAATAAAATAATCCCTCTTCTATTTTTTTTATTGTATTGATATCTGCATTAGCTAACTCCTCACCTGCATAATATACTTCTTCTCCATTAGTTGCAAAATTTCTTAGTTCTTCAATTTTTTTTAATCTTTTATTAGTTTCTAATTTTTTATATGGATAAAAATAGTATTGAGGCTCTCTTGTTTTAAAGAAAAAGTGAGATACATTTTGTATAATTGTACTTCCTGCTGACAATTCTTCATTGAATTTTGGAGATGTTGAACAAAAATAACTATTAGTACCATCACTATAATAATTATTTCCTACATAATACAACTTATCAGTATCTAAATCTGAAACTGCAATATTTCCAAAATAAATTCTATTTTTATCAAAGCCAACATTCTCTCTCTCATCTTCTTTATCTTTATCAAAAACTTTAAAAGTGGGAATATCTACTCCTTCAACCTCCAACATTCCACTACCAATAACTAAAACATAGATTTTATCTTTATACTTATAAAATTCACTCTTCCCATATCTTTCACCATTATTTTCAATTTCATAAGTATCATCATCAGAAAAAGCAATACAAAGTATAACTATAAAACATAATAAAAAAATTATTAATGACATAAATATACAAGTTTTTATTATTATATTTGAATTCTTTTGATTATTCCCCCTCATTTTAACTCCTATCAATTAATTATTTTTTAAAAGCATTAAAGTTGATTTTTCCACTGTATTGTATCTTGTTTTTATAATAATATCTTTATAGAATTTAAAATTTAATTTTTCTAAAACTCTTTTTGAAGCAATATTATAATTAAAACATGTTGCTATTAGGTAATTTAATTTTAATATTTTAAAACAATATTCAATAACTTTTGAAACAGCTTCTGTCATTATCCCCTTATTCCAATAGTCTTTACTTAACACATAACCTAATTCTCTCCCAAGTAAATTTTCTAAATTCTTATCCAAATCTTGTCTACATTCTTCTATACCAATAGAACCAATAACTTTTTGATTTTCTTTTAGAACAATAGCAAAAACTTTTTTCTCATCTATAAACATTTTAAGTATTTCTAAACTTTCATCTTTACTTTTGTGATGTTCCCAACCTGCTTTTTCACCTACACCATTTACAGAAGCATATTCAAAAAAATTATCTAAATCTTTAATTTCCCAAGCACGAAGAATTAATCTTTCTGTTTCTAATTTTACATTACTGATATCAATTTCTGCATTCATAATTTTTCTCCAAATTTAACTTTTAAACAGATTATAGCACAACTTTTATATTTTTTTAATTGTTTTCATTCAATTTAAGCTACTTTTTAGAACAAAAAAAGCCCTGATTAAATCAGAACTTTTTTAAATATTATTAAATTTTAATATTAATTTCATAGGAGTAAATTTAAGACCATCTTGTTCTTTTTCTTCTTCTATTTTTACAAAGCCTAATTTTTCATAAATAGGAACTCCATATCTTGAAGAATTAACTGTTATATATGAGTTTTCATTGTTATTTATAACAACTTTCATCAATTCTTTCCCAATACCTTTACCTTGTGAAACTTTATCCACAAAAAATAAGCATATATGTCTTTTTTGGCTATCTGTTGCTATAATTCCTTTTAAAATATCATATTCAAAAGCACCATAAACTTTAAATGACTTTGTTATTTCTTTATTATTAACAAAGTTACAAAAAGTTTCTATTCCTTGTTCACTATAACTTTCATCTTTACACTCAATATAAACTTTTTTTGCAAATAACAATGCCTTATCTTTTTCATTATTGATTAACTGTTTTATTTCTATCATTCATATTATTCCTTTAAAATTAATAAGAAACATAACTTTCATCTGAATCTTCAGGTATCTTATTTAAAATATCTTTATTAGATGTACTTGTAAAAATTTCATCATAAATACTAAAATTATCTAAATTTTTACTAAATACTGGACAACATTCTCCTCTTTTATAAACTTCTAAAAGATAAAGATTAGCAACTTTTCCCTTAGAATCATAAAAAGAAAGAACATAAGTATAATTTGCATTTTTAAATACTAAAAAATTAGCTTTAACTTTGTCATAATTTGCTCCTACTGACCATTTTCCATAGTTACTAAATAAATTTTTCCCTGCTACTCCAACTATTGTTATTTCTGGTTTTTCTCCTTCGATTCCATAAACATAAATAAGATTTCCATTTTTTTTATATATAGAAACAACTTTTCCATTTTCTTCCATTTGTCCAGAAAAAACTAAA
This Fusobacterium animalis 7_1 DNA region includes the following protein-coding sequences:
- a CDS encoding DKNYY domain-containing protein, translating into MRGNNQKNSNIIIKTCIFMSLIIFLLCFIVILCIAFSDDDTYEIENNGERYGKSEFYKYKDKIYVLVIGSGMLEVEGVDIPTFKVFDKDKEDERENVGFDKNRIYFGNIAVSDLDTDKLYYVGNNYYSDGTNSYFCSTSPKFNEELSAGSTIIQNVSHFFFKTREPQYYFYPYKKLETNKRLKKIEELRNFATNGEEVYYAGEELANADINTIKKIEEGLFYFVDKENVYYKSKLLSFKNNGKLKVFHEKNGNVYYLYDEESGNVYADDCLFDTANAPYKVIGLDGTHNFSLLFISKDGVYFYEPFRKKQERIGDNIFKGEIKEIYPNIFSDDENVYYLDVYEDWAKKKVNNYFSLKKGPFNGELISRNTRIRYLDKKTAWENDWKKVADIYSNTNGSIWKKGNKYYYFDIYGFGQSINKPIYEITDKEVLDYLLNFSKLKDRDIINLPDKINDFIAEGKLIAFNGEVKMTATIHFIEDPYAYSIPKIIFISIAFSLGLYGKYKKSKFSKK
- a CDS encoding GNAT family N-acetyltransferase; protein product: MIEIKQLINNEKDKALLFAKKVYIECKDESYSEQGIETFCNFVNNKEITKSFKVYGAFEYDILKGIIATDSQKRHICLFFVDKVSQGKGIGKELMKVVINNNENSYITVNSSRYGVPIYEKLGFVKIEEEKEQDGLKFTPMKLILKFNNI
- a CDS encoding DKNYY domain-containing protein, translated to MKSNNLDDIIKKKKTSNTSFYFKLAVIVFAMLAPFFIPYMIGSDGKSYEIKTNGEQYGTSNFFKYQGKIYVFTLNDGMQALENVDIETFKTLNSGDYFTQNIALDKNSVYFGNVIIPDLDPNKLEVIGNGYYTDGTNSYFYSPFSELDKESSNYIYPYKKIENVKNLKAFENLELFAVDGDNVYYKGEILKNADLNTLKIIDKNNEYFADKENVYYRSKLLPIKNSGKLKIVSSEQGDTFLYDEASGYVFIGDYTFDKEKAPYKVIGNNGTNLYNLIFIGKDGIYYYDSEKKKQLKAGDNIFIGNIEEIAPNIFTDDKNIYYFSAYSVRSGSRKSLGELLSRNTDIYYLDKKDGWGKVKDIREGSIGSIWKKGNKYYYFNNLGIFNSIDNTVYKISDKETLNYLLSKADDETDDIKSEGLTAINTDYIRDLIKNEKLIAVSGEKKMTITIKYKTDIVDKIFKYSIRIFIVVYFIFTIFKNFRKSRGTSNENKRF
- a CDS encoding GNAT family N-acetyltransferase, with the translated sequence MNAEIDISNVKLETERLILRAWEIKDLDNFFEYASVNGVGEKAGWEHHKSKDESLEILKMFIDEKKVFAIVLKENQKVIGSIGIEECRQDLDKNLENLLGRELGYVLSKDYWNKGIMTEAVSKVIEYCFKILKLNYLIATCFNYNIASKRVLEKLNFKFYKDIIIKTRYNTVEKSTLMLLKNN